The Bdellovibrio sp. ZAP7 DNA segment CCACACCCGGTTTCCAGTATAAGATTTATGCCTCTGACATTGATACCGATGTTTTGGATAACGCCCGCAAAGGTGTTTATAAAGCTCGCAGTATCGACGATATTCGTTCCCGCGTGCCGCAGTTGTTTCATCGTTATTTTATCAATAGTACCAAAGCCGATCCGCACCTGTGCGAGTCGGTCTTGGGGAATATCGAATACTTCGTGCACAATCTGCATTCTCGCGGTACGCGCACAGTTTTTTTCGATATCGTATTTTTACGAAATGTTCTGATCTATTTTAATGAGCCGGATCAGGAATTGGTTCTACGCAATATATATGCAAGCCTGAAACCTGAAGGGGTGCTGATTATTGGGGAAGCTGAATCCCTGGCCCGCTTGAAAACGTCTTTTGAATACTCCAAGCCCCTAATTTACAAGAGAGCCGCGTGATGAGTGCTGTGAGTGGAAAGAAAGCATTAAATAAACTGCAAATGTTTGCCTCCTTTAAGTTGGGCACGACCGAGCTTG contains these protein-coding regions:
- a CDS encoding protein-glutamate O-methyltransferase CheR; translated protein: MSTEAERTLSGPALRRLISLVKQHTGITMEERKRELLFSRIRPRMKELSLTTAEAYIDYLESHKEEIQKFVNTITTNETIFFRTPVIWDYFGNEFLKNWSKNNPGEILRVWSAASSTGEESASIGMMCEEHKRSTPGFQYKIYASDIDTDVLDNARKGVYKARSIDDIRSRVPQLFHRYFINSTKADPHLCESVLGNIEYFVHNLHSRGTRTVFFDIVFLRNVLIYFNEPDQELVLRNIYASLKPEGVLIIGEAESLARLKTSFEYSKPLIYKRAA